In the Euphorbia lathyris chromosome 5, ddEupLath1.1, whole genome shotgun sequence genome, one interval contains:
- the LOC136230722 gene encoding uncharacterized protein isoform X2 translates to MDWSSWFRRSNTNPQTPNQSIQKQHQHEEEELGITHQLIDHVKSFTLETFKNFPLKEEGVAGDSFGDEILSTSSAAAKSANVQKDLSKWQERHATLVLSKVKELSQLRFKLCPRHLKERDFWRIYFILVKSHVAVYELRAIQVAKIKRMAMEQDKYSESGAFEVEMSETKQAASSEPPTP, encoded by the exons ATGGACTGGTCTTCGTGGTTTCGACGCAGTAATACAAACCCCCAAACCCCAAATCAATCTATTCAAAAACAACACCAgcacgaagaagaagaacttggaATTACCCATCAATTAATCGATCACGTCAAGTCCTTCACACTCGAAACCTTCAAGAATTTCCCACTCAAAG AAGAGGGAGTTGCTGGAGATTCTTTTGGCGATGAAATTTTAAGTACCAGTAGTGCTGCAGCAAAATCCGCCAATGTTCAAAAGGATCTCTCTAAATGGCAGGAGCGACATGCTACTCTTGTCCTCTCCAAAGTCAAG GAACTTTCACAACTTAGATTTAAGCTATGCCCTCGTCACTTGAAGGAACGGGATTTTTGGAGGATTTATTTTATACTTGTCAAGAGCCATGTTGCTGT ATATGAGTTACGGGCTATACAAGTGGCAAAAATTAAAAGGATGGCAATGGAGCAAGATAAATATTCAGAAAGTGGTGCATTTGAAGTTGAAatgtcagaaacaaagcaagcaGCAAGTTCAGAGCCTCCAACTCCATGA
- the LOC136230722 gene encoding uncharacterized protein isoform X1 — translation MDWSSWFRRSNTNPQTPNQSIQKQHQHEEEELGITHQLIDHVKSFTLETFKNFPLKAEEEGVAGDSFGDEILSTSSAAAKSANVQKDLSKWQERHATLVLSKVKELSQLRFKLCPRHLKERDFWRIYFILVKSHVAVYELRAIQVAKIKRMAMEQDKYSESGAFEVEMSETKQAASSEPPTP, via the exons ATGGACTGGTCTTCGTGGTTTCGACGCAGTAATACAAACCCCCAAACCCCAAATCAATCTATTCAAAAACAACACCAgcacgaagaagaagaacttggaATTACCCATCAATTAATCGATCACGTCAAGTCCTTCACACTCGAAACCTTCAAGAATTTCCCACTCAAAG CTGAAGAAGAGGGAGTTGCTGGAGATTCTTTTGGCGATGAAATTTTAAGTACCAGTAGTGCTGCAGCAAAATCCGCCAATGTTCAAAAGGATCTCTCTAAATGGCAGGAGCGACATGCTACTCTTGTCCTCTCCAAAGTCAAG GAACTTTCACAACTTAGATTTAAGCTATGCCCTCGTCACTTGAAGGAACGGGATTTTTGGAGGATTTATTTTATACTTGTCAAGAGCCATGTTGCTGT ATATGAGTTACGGGCTATACAAGTGGCAAAAATTAAAAGGATGGCAATGGAGCAAGATAAATATTCAGAAAGTGGTGCATTTGAAGTTGAAatgtcagaaacaaagcaagcaGCAAGTTCAGAGCCTCCAACTCCATGA